TGGATGATCGCAATAAGCGCGAGCACCTTGCTCGAAGTGCGCGGATTGGCCGCGTCCGTCGCGGGTGTGTCCATTCTCAAGGGTATCGATATCACCGTGAAGGCTGGGGAAGTGCACGCCATCATGGGGCCGAACGGCTCGGGCAAGAGCACGTTCTCCAAGGTTCTGGCGGGGCATCCTTC
The Betaproteobacteria bacterium genome window above contains:
- a CDS encoding ATP-binding cassette domain-containing protein, whose translation is MIAISASTLLEVRGLAASVAGVSILKGIDITVKAGEVHAIMGPNGSGKSTFSKVLAGHPS